One Oncorhynchus kisutch isolate 150728-3 linkage group LG11, Okis_V2, whole genome shotgun sequence genomic region harbors:
- the LOC116376120 gene encoding leucine-rich repeat extensin-like protein 5 → MEKPLQSPSAIVNSQTAPVYRQALYPRYSLLPQIQPSTPDTALYPRYSLKPQIQPSTPDTAFYPRYSPLPQIQPSTPDTALNPRYSPLPRYSPLPQIQPSTPDTALYPRYSPLPQIQPSTPDTALNPRYSPLPQIQPSTPDTALYPRYSTLPQIQPSTPDTALYPKYSPLPQIQPSTPDTALNARYSPLPQIQPSTPDTALYPRYSLIPQIQPSTPDTALYPRYSPLPQIQPSTPDTALYPRYSPLPQIQPYTPDTALYPRYSPLPQIQPSTPDTALYPRYSPLPQIQPSTPDTALYPRYSPLPQIQPSTPDTALYPRYSPLPQIQPLYPRYSPLPQIQPSTPDTALLPQIQPSPQIQPSSPDTALYPRYSPLPQIQPSTPDTALNPRYSPLPQIQPYTPDTALYPRYSLKPQIQPSTPDTALYPRYSPLPQIQPSTPDTALYPRYSPLPQIQPSTPDTALYPRYSPLPQIQPSTPDTALYPRYSPLPQIQPSTPDTALYPRYSPLPQIQPSTPDTALYPRYSPLPEIQHSTPDTALYPRYSPLPQIQPSTPDTAL, encoded by the exons atgga GAAGCCTCTACAAAGCCCATCTGCCATAGTTAATTCCCAGACAGCCCCAGTCTACAGGCAAGCCCTCTACCCCAGATACAGCCTTCTACCCCAGATACAGCCCTCTACCCCAGATACAGCCCTCTACCCCAGATACAGCCTTAAACCCCAGATACAGCCCTCTACCCCAGATACAGCCTTCTACCCCAGATACAGCCCTCTACCCCAGATACAGCCCTCTACCCCAGATACAGCCTTAAACCCCAGATACAGCCCTCTACCCAGATACAGCCCTCTACCCCAGATACAGCCCTCTACCCCAGATACAGCCTTATACCCCAGATACAGCCCTCTACCCCAGATACAGCCCTCTACCCCAGATACAGCCTTAAACCCCAGATACAGCCCTCTACCCCAGATACAGCCCTCTACCCCAGATACAGCCCTCTACCCCAGATACAGCACTCTACCCCAGATACAGCCCTCTACCCCAGATACAGCCCTCTACCCCAAATACAGCCCTCTACCCCAGATACAGCCCTCTACCCCAGATACAGCCTTAAACGCCAGATACAGCCCTCTACCCCAGATACAGCCCTCTACCCCAGATACAGCCCTCTACCCCAGATACAGCCTTATACCCCAGATACAGCCCTCTACCCCAGATACAGCCCTCTACCCCAGATACAGTCCTCTACCCCAGATACAGCCCTCTACCCCAGATACAGCCCTCTACCCCAGATACAGCCCTCTACCCCAGATACAGCCCTATACCCCAGATACAGCCCTCTACCCCAGATACAGCCCTCTACCCCAGATACAGCCCTCTACCCCAGATACAGCCCTCTACCCCAGATACAGCCCTCTACCCCAGATACAGCCCTCTACCCCAGATACAGCCTTATACCCCAGATACAGCCCTCTACCCCAGATACAGCCCTCTACCCCAGATACAGCCCTCTACCCCAGATACAGCCCTCTACCCCAGATACAGCCCCTCTACCCCAGATACAGCCCTCTACCCCAGATACAGCCCTCTACCCCAGATACAGCCCTCTTACCCCAGATACAGCCCTCTCCCCAGATACAGCCCTCTTCCCCAGATACAGCCCTCTACCCCAGATACAGCCCTCTACCCCAGATACAGCCCTCTACCCCAGATACAGCCTTAAACCCCAGATACAGCCCTCTACCCCAGATACAGCCTTATACCCCAGATACAGCCCTCTACCCCAGATACAGCCTTAAACCCCAGATACAGCCCTCTACCCCAGATACAGCCTTATACCCCAGATACAGCCCTCTTCCCCAGATACAGCCCTCTACCCCAGATACAGCCCTCTACCCCAGATACAGCCCTCTACCCCAGATACAGCCCTCTACCCCAGATACAGCCCTCTACCCCAGATACAGCCCTCTACCCCAGATACAGCCCTCTACCCCAGATACAGCACTATACCCCAGATACAGCCCTCTTCCCCAGATACAGCCCTCTACCCCAGATACAGCCCTCTACCCCAGATACAGCCCTCTACCCCAGATACAGCCCTCTACCCCAGATACAGCCCTCTACCCCAGATACAGCCCTCTACCCGAGATACAGCACTCTACCCCAGATACAGCCCTATACCCCAGATACAGCCCTCTACCCCAGATACAGCCCTCTACCCCAGATACAGCCTTATAG